In one window of Mytilus galloprovincialis chromosome 6, xbMytGall1.hap1.1, whole genome shotgun sequence DNA:
- the LOC143080841 gene encoding centromere protein L-like — translation MRGQDEVDNCTPSLSSRKQLFSNTASRRSSRRFTPYGRTPKSRQLKGKNHEILSNGTAEKSRPRDRRSAVETDEEHESNLKGLTNKSWKLFKMTPLYKFNTESSQLKKYSSQLSAHIEAERQKGLFIDNATSSKAYISTYKGLRVSAADKEAVQILIKGRNRGGFGDETVLLTCLLCSVEMEHNPVEPKLRDKFAYYPLLMVKGLVSLTDGLITWMQSHFDCVITPMIFSAHDLAWMVAMWSGTTTEPVHKSKPVELLYKTPSDCKGIDKITFTIESTDVKDLWDRIHDDKGSEFSSEEVTMFINSLESHFHSLFRVKLSALQLYSVGTSLSYIGDVGRLKIFSADHVLWILRYLTVLSLEHFTQSCS, via the exons ATGAGAGGTCAGGATGAAGTGGACAATTGTACTCCTTCTTTGTCTAGTAGGAAGCAGTTATTCTCCAACACAGCCTCTAGAAGAAGCTCAAGAAGATTCACTCCATATGGCCGAACTCCTAAAAGTAGACAGTTAAAAG gtaaaaatcatgaaatactttCAAATGGAACAGCTGAAAAAAGCAGGCCAAGGGACAGAAGATCAGCTGTTGAAACTGATGAGGAACATGAAAGTAATCTTAAAG GTTTAACAAATAAGTCATGGAAGTTATTTAAGATGACGCCCCTGTATAAATTCAACACAGAATCATCTCAACTGAAGAAGTACAGTAGTCAATTATCAGCACATATAGAAGCG GAAAGACAGAAAGGTTTATTTATAGATAATGCCACATCCAGTAAAGCTTACATTAGTACTTATAAAGGACTTCGTGTCTCAGCAG ctGACAAAGAAGCTGTCCAGATTTTGATCAAAGGACGAAATCGTGgag GTTTTGGTGATGAAACTGTTCTGTTAACATGTTTATTGTGTAGTGTTGAAATGGAACATAATCCTGTCGAGCCTAAGTTACGGGACAAGTTTGCATATTATCCTTTGCTAATGGTAAAAGGCCTTGTATCTCTAACTGATGGACTGATTACTTGGATGCAG AGTCATTTTGACTGTGTTATCACACCCATGATATTTTCTGCTCATGATCTTGCCTGGATGGTTGCCATGTGGAGTGGCACAACTACTGAACCAG tTCATAAAAGTAAACCTGTTGAACTGTTGTACAAAACTCCTTCAGATTGTAAAGGGATTGATAAAATAACATTTACAATAGAGTCTACTGATGTTAAAGACTTATGGGATAG AATCCATGATGATAAAGGATCAGAATTTAGCAGTGAGGAGGTGACCATGTTTATTAACAGCCTAGAATCTCATTTTCACTCTTTATTCCGAGTGAAACTGTCT GCTTTACAGTTATACAGTGTAGGAACCTCATTATCCTATATCGGTGATGTTGGAAGATTAAAA atattttCTGCTGACCATGTTTTATGGATATTGAGATATCTAACAGTTTTATCCTTAGAACATTTTACACAGTCTTGCAGTTAA